One genomic region from Chthonomonas calidirosea T49 encodes:
- the sufB gene encoding Fe-S cluster assembly protein SufB — MSDALTTIEEFARKEYAYGFETQIEIETVPKGLNEEIIRMISERKNEPAWLTEWRLNAYRHWLTMKEPHWANVKYDPIDYQDIIYYAAPKKRPKLNSLEEADPELIRTFEKLGISLEEQKRLVGVAVDAVFDSVSVATTFKDKLAELGIIFCSISEAVQEHPDLVREYLGSVVPPTDNFFAALNSAVFSDGTFCYVPKGVRCPMELSTYFRINARDTGQFERTLIIADEGAYVSYLEGCTAPMRDEHQLHAAVVELIALKDATIKYSTVQNWYPGDKEGRGGIYNFVTKRGKCAGENSKITWTQVETGSAITWKYPSCILLGDNSVGEFYSVALTNHYQQADTGTKMIHIGKNTRSTIVSKGISAGHGQNTYRGLVRVNPGADGARNYSQCDSLLIGDKCGAHTFPYIDVRNPTAQVEHEATTSKIGEDQIFYCNQRGISTEDAVNMIVNGFCKEVFRELPMEFAVEAQKLLGVSLEGSVG, encoded by the coding sequence ATGTCGGATGCATTAACCACCATCGAAGAGTTTGCGCGCAAAGAGTATGCTTACGGCTTCGAGACTCAAATAGAGATCGAGACCGTGCCGAAAGGTCTGAATGAGGAGATCATTCGCATGATCTCCGAGCGCAAGAACGAGCCCGCATGGCTCACAGAATGGCGATTGAACGCCTATCGGCACTGGCTTACCATGAAAGAGCCCCACTGGGCAAATGTGAAATACGACCCTATAGACTATCAAGATATCATCTACTACGCGGCACCAAAGAAGCGGCCGAAGCTCAACAGTTTAGAAGAGGCCGATCCGGAACTGATTCGCACCTTTGAAAAGCTCGGCATTTCATTGGAAGAGCAGAAACGGTTGGTCGGGGTTGCCGTAGACGCTGTTTTCGATAGCGTCTCGGTGGCGACGACCTTTAAAGACAAACTGGCCGAACTTGGCATCATTTTCTGCTCTATTTCGGAGGCGGTTCAAGAGCATCCCGATCTGGTGCGGGAGTATCTGGGTTCGGTCGTGCCCCCAACCGATAACTTCTTTGCTGCGCTCAACTCGGCGGTGTTCTCGGATGGAACGTTCTGTTATGTTCCTAAGGGAGTTCGCTGTCCCATGGAGCTTTCCACCTATTTCCGTATCAATGCCAGAGATACCGGGCAGTTCGAACGCACATTGATCATCGCAGATGAGGGAGCTTATGTCTCCTATCTTGAGGGCTGTACGGCTCCCATGCGTGATGAGCACCAACTGCACGCGGCAGTGGTTGAGTTGATCGCACTGAAGGATGCCACGATCAAATACAGCACGGTTCAAAACTGGTATCCGGGCGACAAGGAGGGGCGCGGAGGCATCTACAACTTCGTGACCAAGCGCGGGAAGTGTGCTGGTGAGAACTCCAAGATCACCTGGACGCAGGTGGAGACCGGTTCTGCCATCACCTGGAAGTATCCTTCTTGCATCCTGCTAGGTGATAACTCGGTGGGCGAGTTCTATTCGGTGGCGCTAACAAACCATTACCAACAGGCGGACACAGGAACCAAGATGATCCATATTGGCAAAAATACCCGCAGTACCATCGTGTCGAAGGGGATTTCAGCCGGCCATGGTCAGAATACCTACCGGGGGTTAGTACGAGTGAATCCTGGGGCGGATGGTGCCCGAAACTACTCTCAGTGCGACTCGCTCCTTATCGGAGACAAGTGCGGTGCCCACACCTTCCCCTATATTGATGTGCGGAATCCAACGGCGCAGGTAGAACATGAGGCGACTACCTCGAAGATTGGGGAGGATCAGATTTTCTACTGTAATCAGCGGGGCATTTCCACTGAAGATGCGGTGAATATGATCGTGAATGGTTTCTGCAAAGAGGTATTTCGAGAGCTGCCCATGGAGTTCGCCGTAGAGGCGCAAAAACTGCTGGGGGTCAGTCTTGAAGGTAGCGTAGGCTAA
- the sufD gene encoding Fe-S cluster assembly protein SufD: MTVVTDTLPLYRAEYERFRRSAPGPEWLIGRQQEAFTAFESLGFPQKDDEEWRFTPIAPLVQTPFHLPVTAASLVAQDIQSWLLVQGASAVLVFLNGRFQPQLSAVSEGDGAIISDLRTALQAHPELLRRHLAQYTPLTLHTFVALNTAFFDDAAVIYLPHEAQLEKPIYLLFISAGTEEAIMSTPRVLVVAEEASEASVIECYAGASDKAYFTNSVTEIVAAPGSILDHYRVNLEGASAFHVSYTHAEIHREASFTSHSLTLGGRWVRNEVYAKLQGEKGYCLLNGLYLGTEQQIIDNHTTIDHAAPACESHEFYKGILDGHSHGIFNGKIYVRPQAQKTDAKQTNQGLLLSRNAQINSMPQLKIYADDVKCTHGATVGQLSKEALFYLRTRGIDKEEAEAILIRAFAMDIINRMRLESLKEALDTVLLERLSKGRVVEARK, from the coding sequence ATGACTGTGGTTACAGACACGCTTCCGCTCTATCGCGCAGAGTACGAAAGGTTTCGTCGGAGTGCGCCCGGGCCGGAATGGCTTATTGGACGCCAGCAGGAGGCCTTTACGGCTTTTGAGTCGCTAGGGTTTCCGCAAAAAGATGATGAGGAGTGGCGGTTCACCCCTATCGCTCCCCTTGTTCAGACACCGTTTCATCTGCCAGTAACTGCGGCCTCCCTTGTCGCGCAGGATATTCAATCGTGGCTCCTCGTTCAGGGGGCTTCTGCGGTGCTGGTGTTCCTCAACGGGAGATTTCAGCCGCAGCTTTCGGCAGTAAGCGAGGGCGATGGTGCAATCATCTCAGATTTACGAACTGCTTTACAAGCACACCCTGAGCTTCTGCGACGTCATCTAGCGCAATATACGCCCTTAACCCTGCATACATTCGTCGCTCTCAACACCGCCTTTTTCGACGATGCCGCAGTGATCTATCTTCCCCATGAGGCGCAGTTGGAAAAGCCTATTTACCTACTCTTTATTTCGGCAGGAACCGAAGAGGCTATAATGTCCACACCTCGAGTGCTTGTGGTGGCGGAGGAAGCAAGTGAAGCCTCTGTGATCGAGTGTTACGCTGGTGCTTCAGATAAAGCCTATTTTACCAACTCCGTTACCGAGATCGTGGCTGCTCCAGGAAGTATTCTCGACCATTATCGGGTAAATCTCGAAGGGGCTTCGGCATTCCATGTTTCGTACACGCATGCGGAGATTCATCGGGAGGCGAGTTTTACGTCGCATTCACTTACGCTTGGAGGACGATGGGTTCGTAACGAGGTCTATGCGAAGTTGCAAGGTGAGAAAGGCTATTGCCTGCTCAACGGGCTTTATTTAGGTACGGAGCAGCAAATTATTGACAATCACACAACCATTGATCACGCAGCTCCTGCTTGTGAAAGTCATGAGTTTTACAAGGGGATTCTCGACGGCCACTCGCACGGCATTTTTAACGGAAAGATATACGTGCGCCCCCAGGCTCAAAAGACGGACGCGAAGCAGACGAATCAAGGGTTGCTGTTGTCACGCAACGCCCAGATCAACTCGATGCCTCAGCTCAAGATTTATGCCGATGATGTGAAGTGTACCCACGGCGCTACCGTTGGTCAGCTAAGCAAAGAGGCTCTGTTCTACCTGCGTACTCGAGGAATAGACAAAGAGGAGGCGGAAGCGATCCTCATTAGGGCTTTTGCAATGGACATTATCAACCGTATGCGTTTGGAGAGTTTGAAGGAGGCCCTCGACACAGTGCTATTGGAACGGCTCAGCAAGGGTAGAGTGGTGGAAGCGAGGAAGTAA
- the sufC gene encoding Fe-S cluster assembly ATPase SufC gives MSLLEIKNLHARVGDKEILRGVNLQVNAGEVHAIMGLNGSGKSTLANVLAGRDVYEVTEGEVLYEGENLLELDPEERAQRGIFMAFQSPIEIPGVNNAYFLKAAINAVRKARGLEELDAIDFMKMARERLKLLGIDESFLKRDVNFGFSGGEKKRNEIFQLALMEPRLAILDEADTGLDIDALRAVGSAVTKLRSPDRAFLVITHYQRLLNYVEPDFVHVMMDGRIVRTGDASLAKRLEAEGYGWLEEEVRRAAASAV, from the coding sequence ATGAGTTTGCTTGAGATCAAAAACCTGCATGCGCGTGTAGGGGATAAAGAGATACTACGAGGGGTCAATTTGCAGGTGAACGCCGGAGAGGTTCATGCGATTATGGGATTGAACGGCTCCGGAAAGTCCACACTAGCTAATGTGCTCGCAGGACGAGATGTGTATGAGGTGACAGAAGGAGAAGTGCTCTACGAAGGAGAGAACCTTCTTGAACTCGACCCTGAGGAGCGAGCACAAAGAGGCATCTTCATGGCGTTTCAAAGTCCCATCGAGATACCAGGGGTCAATAATGCCTATTTCCTCAAGGCCGCCATCAATGCGGTGCGCAAGGCAAGAGGTTTAGAGGAACTAGATGCCATAGACTTTATGAAAATGGCTCGAGAGCGGCTGAAGTTGTTGGGGATAGACGAATCGTTTTTAAAGCGAGATGTCAATTTTGGCTTTTCAGGCGGTGAGAAAAAGCGTAACGAGATTTTTCAGCTCGCTCTTATGGAACCACGGTTGGCCATTTTAGATGAGGCCGACACCGGTCTGGATATAGATGCGTTGCGAGCTGTAGGGTCGGCCGTAACGAAACTTCGCAGTCCTGATCGAGCCTTTCTGGTTATTACCCACTATCAGCGCCTTCTAAACTACGTAGAGCCAGATTTTGTGCATGTGATGATGGACGGTCGCATTGTACGCACGGGCGATGCCTCACTGGCCAAGCGTCTAGAGGCAGAGGGCTATGGATGGTTAGAAGAAGAGGTACGCCGTGCTGCGGCGAGTGCGGTTTAG
- a CDS encoding alpha-mannosidase yields MPVLPKLAKIYMRKQELEGAAWNCYDRLYIPKQEWLMLKHPEITQRRIEQFLQRTLRPLLWAETVPMEAAVYRPHGESARDYREMKIDPVAAQRAEYTPVTPGYRWGPIWSDAWFRLQGRVPEAWRGQAVVARINTGAESIVWDEDNPVQGIDHHHGELLVTEEARGGEEITLFVQATGMNPYVSVSGRPRDPDPTPFTFQYAELALYDRELFAFYFDVNIAYQVMLEQPQDSPRYGQLLYALNEVVNLYEPGDRETMREARRRLAEVYQRSASPSAHQISAIGHAHIDTAWLWPLERTQYKCIHTFATATRYMDLYPEYKFICSQAAQYEWVKHMAPKLYERIREKIKSGQWEVTGSMWVEADCNLSSGESLVRQILHGKNFFMDEFGIETRDLWLPDVFGYAAALPQILKKARIDYFLTQKISWNQFNKFPHHTFLWQGIDGTRIFTHFPPADTYNAMMTPKELAYNVRNFRENDRATRSLYVYGYGDGGGGPTIEMIENAARLKDVEGMPRVTLEKASEFFKKAEAEAKDLPVWVGELYLELHRGTYTTQARNKRGNRKSEFALRDAEFLSVINPKGLASYPHGALDRAWKTTLLNQFHDIIPGSSVNEVYRDSEKDYASILQTATAIIRENETALAAEIDTTGLRRPVMVWSNLSHFANEVVSVPLGANEKPVAALGPEGDIMPVQIETRADGSREALFLARNVPLHGYAVWDLGATSVAPEIEDRVTVTKASLENEAIRVEFDEATGLITRIYDKDCERELLEPTRDADGRLLPERCANQFQLFEDKPLFWDAWDVDIFYQEKGRILVELESLEVVEWGPVRGALRMVRRFGNSRIVQTVSLCSGSTRLDFHTEVDWHEENQLLKVAFPVRINSPRATFEIQYGHVERPTHYNTSWDLARFEVCAQKWVDFSEGDYGVALLNDCKYGHDVHGNVMRLSLLRSPKAPDPEADMGHHQFLYSLLPHAGDLREGEVVENAYAINCPLRVVPLPGNRKGSLPLQRSFFEVDNASVFIEAIKRAEKEENAVIVRLYEAHNTRGMVVLKTVLPVRRAFLTDLLETNLEELPLSVNGEVQLYIQPFEIITVKLLL; encoded by the coding sequence ATGCCTGTCTTGCCGAAGTTGGCGAAAATCTACATGAGAAAGCAGGAACTAGAGGGGGCAGCGTGGAACTGTTATGACCGTCTATATATTCCAAAACAGGAGTGGTTGATGCTGAAGCATCCCGAAATCACACAACGTCGCATTGAGCAGTTTCTACAACGTACGCTGCGCCCTCTGCTTTGGGCAGAGACCGTGCCGATGGAGGCCGCTGTCTATCGCCCACATGGGGAATCGGCACGTGACTACCGTGAGATGAAGATAGATCCTGTAGCCGCACAGCGAGCGGAGTACACACCGGTAACGCCCGGCTATCGTTGGGGGCCTATTTGGTCGGACGCTTGGTTTAGACTTCAGGGACGGGTGCCGGAGGCTTGGCGCGGACAGGCAGTAGTCGCCCGCATCAACACGGGTGCCGAGTCGATTGTTTGGGATGAGGATAACCCCGTGCAGGGAATAGATCATCATCATGGCGAGTTGCTTGTGACCGAGGAGGCACGTGGGGGAGAGGAGATCACGCTTTTTGTTCAGGCTACCGGCATGAACCCGTATGTCAGTGTTAGCGGGCGACCACGCGATCCCGACCCGACTCCGTTTACCTTTCAGTATGCGGAGCTAGCTCTTTATGATCGTGAGCTTTTTGCCTTCTATTTCGATGTCAACATTGCCTATCAAGTAATGCTAGAACAGCCTCAAGACAGTCCTCGCTATGGACAGTTACTTTATGCGCTGAATGAAGTGGTCAATCTCTACGAGCCAGGCGATCGTGAGACCATGCGGGAGGCACGCAGAAGATTGGCCGAGGTCTATCAGCGTTCGGCCTCTCCTTCTGCCCACCAGATCAGTGCCATCGGCCATGCGCATATTGATACGGCGTGGCTTTGGCCTCTGGAGCGAACGCAGTACAAATGCATTCACACCTTTGCAACGGCCACGCGCTACATGGATCTCTATCCGGAGTACAAATTCATCTGTTCACAGGCCGCTCAATACGAGTGGGTCAAGCATATGGCGCCAAAGCTCTATGAGCGCATACGGGAGAAGATAAAGAGCGGTCAGTGGGAGGTAACAGGAAGCATGTGGGTGGAAGCGGACTGCAACCTCTCCAGCGGTGAGAGCCTGGTTCGCCAAATCTTGCATGGCAAGAACTTCTTTATGGACGAGTTCGGTATCGAAACGAGAGACCTTTGGCTGCCGGATGTGTTTGGTTACGCAGCGGCTTTACCCCAGATTCTCAAGAAGGCGCGGATAGACTATTTTCTCACTCAGAAGATCAGTTGGAACCAATTTAATAAGTTTCCGCACCACACCTTTCTCTGGCAGGGTATTGATGGCACACGGATCTTTACCCATTTCCCTCCGGCGGATACCTATAACGCCATGATGACTCCCAAAGAGTTGGCATATAATGTGCGCAACTTTAGGGAAAACGATCGGGCCACTCGCTCGCTTTACGTCTACGGTTATGGAGATGGGGGCGGAGGGCCGACCATCGAGATGATCGAGAACGCCGCTCGCCTTAAAGATGTGGAAGGCATGCCGCGAGTTACTCTAGAGAAGGCTTCTGAGTTTTTTAAGAAAGCGGAGGCGGAGGCCAAGGATCTCCCTGTTTGGGTAGGGGAGCTATATCTTGAGCTGCATCGGGGCACCTATACCACGCAGGCGCGCAATAAGCGTGGCAATAGAAAAAGCGAGTTCGCCCTCCGAGACGCCGAGTTTCTGAGCGTGATCAATCCAAAAGGCCTTGCCAGCTACCCGCACGGAGCGTTGGACAGAGCATGGAAGACAACGCTGTTGAATCAGTTCCATGATATCATCCCCGGCTCGAGTGTGAATGAGGTTTACCGAGACAGCGAGAAAGACTATGCGTCTATTTTGCAGACGGCGACCGCAATTATTCGCGAAAACGAAACGGCCTTGGCTGCAGAGATAGACACAACAGGGCTTCGGCGGCCGGTAATGGTGTGGAGCAACCTCAGCCATTTTGCCAATGAGGTGGTAAGTGTGCCGCTTGGTGCCAATGAAAAGCCTGTGGCTGCATTAGGGCCTGAGGGAGACATCATGCCGGTGCAGATCGAGACACGGGCCGATGGAAGCCGAGAGGCGCTCTTCTTGGCTCGCAACGTGCCTCTTCACGGTTATGCGGTTTGGGACCTTGGAGCTACCAGTGTTGCGCCAGAGATCGAGGATAGGGTTACCGTCACCAAAGCGAGTTTAGAAAACGAGGCGATCCGTGTGGAGTTCGACGAAGCAACAGGTTTGATCACGCGCATTTACGATAAAGACTGTGAGCGAGAGTTGCTAGAGCCCACGCGCGATGCAGACGGGCGTCTCCTACCGGAGAGATGTGCAAACCAATTTCAGCTTTTCGAGGACAAGCCCTTGTTCTGGGATGCCTGGGACGTGGATATCTTCTACCAAGAGAAAGGGCGCATTCTCGTGGAGTTGGAGAGCCTGGAGGTTGTTGAGTGGGGGCCCGTACGCGGGGCTTTGCGCATGGTAAGGCGCTTTGGAAACTCGCGGATCGTGCAGACGGTTTCTCTCTGTAGCGGCAGCACACGGCTCGATTTTCATACCGAGGTTGATTGGCATGAGGAAAACCAGCTTTTGAAAGTGGCTTTCCCCGTGCGCATCAACAGTCCACGTGCCACCTTCGAGATTCAGTATGGGCATGTTGAGCGTCCCACGCACTACAACACGAGTTGGGACTTGGCGCGCTTCGAGGTATGTGCGCAGAAGTGGGTAGATTTCTCAGAAGGGGATTATGGCGTAGCTCTGTTGAACGACTGCAAATATGGACATGACGTTCACGGAAATGTGATGCGTCTATCGTTACTGCGCTCGCCCAAGGCGCCCGATCCGGAGGCGGATATGGGACATCATCAGTTTCTCTACAGTCTGCTGCCCCATGCTGGAGACCTACGTGAGGGCGAGGTCGTGGAGAACGCCTATGCCATCAACTGTCCTCTTCGTGTTGTGCCGCTTCCTGGCAATCGCAAGGGAAGTCTCCCCTTGCAGCGCTCCTTTTTCGAAGTAGATAATGCCTCCGTGTTCATAGAGGCTATTAAGCGGGCAGAGAAGGAGGAAAATGCTGTTATTGTGCGGCTATACGAGGCTCACAACACGCGTGGAATGGTGGTTTTGAAGACGGTTTTACCCGTGAGACGTGCCTTCCTTACCGATCTGCTCGAAACGAACTTGGAGGAGCTGCCCCTTTCGGTAAATGGAGAGGTGCAACTGTACATTCAGCCTTTCGAGATCATCACCGTGAAGTTATTATTGTAG
- a CDS encoding cysteine desulfurase, with the protein MADKTTVLSQQAAICYDVEKVRAEFPILQEKIHGKPLIYLDNANTTQKPLRVLEAIQRFYSQQNANIHRATHLLSERATVAYDDAREKVRRFLNARYFEEIVFVRNATEGVNLIAQTFGRRFVGEGDEILISAMEHHANIVPWQMLCEEKGAKLRVIPISAEGELVLEEAEKLIGPRTKLVGIVHMSNVIGTINPVEELIRMAHAKGVPVLVDGAQSAYHMPIDVQEMDCDFFVFSGHKLYGPTGIGVLYAKREILETLPPWMGGGDMILSVTFEKTIYNEIPYRFEAGTPHIAGAVGLGAAIDFLDELGLDNIAVYEAQLTEYTARRLEEVPKLKRIGKPERFATVFSFMLGDIHPHDVGTFLDRDGIAVRTGQHCAHPLLQCFGVPATVRVSLACYNTKEEIDALVESLKRTVEVFG; encoded by the coding sequence ATGGCCGACAAGACGACGGTTTTATCTCAACAAGCCGCTATATGCTACGATGTGGAAAAGGTGCGGGCGGAGTTTCCTATCCTACAGGAGAAGATTCACGGAAAGCCGCTTATCTATCTTGATAACGCGAACACAACGCAGAAGCCGTTAAGAGTGCTAGAGGCCATTCAACGCTTCTACTCCCAGCAGAATGCGAATATTCATCGCGCGACGCACCTCTTAAGCGAGCGTGCCACGGTTGCATACGATGATGCCCGAGAGAAGGTCAGGCGTTTTTTAAACGCTCGCTACTTTGAAGAGATCGTCTTTGTCCGCAACGCCACAGAGGGAGTCAATCTCATTGCTCAGACCTTTGGTCGGCGCTTTGTAGGTGAAGGAGATGAGATCCTGATCTCAGCAATGGAACATCACGCCAACATCGTGCCTTGGCAGATGCTATGTGAGGAAAAGGGGGCAAAGTTGCGGGTGATCCCCATCTCCGCTGAGGGCGAGCTAGTACTGGAGGAGGCGGAGAAGCTCATCGGGCCTCGCACAAAGCTCGTCGGTATTGTACACATGTCCAATGTGATAGGAACCATCAACCCGGTAGAAGAGCTTATTCGTATGGCCCATGCGAAGGGGGTGCCGGTGTTAGTAGACGGAGCGCAATCGGCCTATCACATGCCCATAGATGTTCAGGAGATGGACTGCGATTTCTTTGTGTTCTCGGGGCATAAGCTATACGGACCAACAGGCATTGGAGTCCTCTATGCGAAGCGGGAAATTTTAGAAACCTTACCTCCTTGGATGGGTGGCGGTGATATGATCCTCTCCGTCACTTTCGAGAAAACGATTTATAACGAGATTCCTTATCGGTTTGAGGCGGGGACCCCTCATATTGCGGGGGCTGTTGGTTTGGGAGCGGCCATAGACTTTCTCGATGAGCTAGGTTTGGATAACATCGCCGTGTACGAGGCACAGCTCACGGAGTACACTGCTCGGCGGTTGGAGGAGGTACCAAAGCTTAAACGAATCGGCAAACCGGAGCGATTCGCGACCGTTTTCTCCTTTATGCTGGGCGATATTCATCCCCACGATGTGGGGACGTTTCTCGATCGAGATGGTATCGCTGTGAGAACTGGGCAACACTGCGCCCATCCCTTGTTACAATGTTTTGGGGTACCGGCCACCGTCCGCGTTTCACTGGCCTGTTATAACACAAAAGAGGAGATAGATGCGTTGGTGGAGAGCCTCAAGCGAACGGTGGAGGTCTTCGGATGA
- a CDS encoding RrF2 family transcriptional regulator, whose product MISLSKQTDYGLLALSYLAHVKTGRAVNAREIAIEYGIPQELLAKILQRLARARLVVSTAGPNGGYRLAKPAEQISIGAVIEAIDGPPAFVYCMKEEHLNACEQMPRCTIRAPLARINARLRQMLNLITLAEICGGEAPAVQVPTDEIDIMPSQKVSKKNTTCQ is encoded by the coding sequence ATGATCAGCCTCAGTAAACAGACCGACTATGGCCTTCTTGCGCTGAGCTATCTTGCTCATGTCAAGACGGGGCGTGCCGTTAACGCTCGGGAGATCGCTATCGAGTATGGCATTCCACAGGAGCTGCTAGCCAAGATACTGCAGCGGCTAGCCCGGGCGCGATTGGTTGTCTCCACAGCCGGCCCCAACGGAGGGTATCGGTTGGCAAAACCGGCCGAGCAGATCAGCATCGGGGCGGTGATCGAAGCGATAGACGGGCCGCCTGCCTTTGTCTACTGTATGAAAGAGGAGCATCTGAACGCCTGTGAGCAGATGCCGCGTTGTACCATTCGCGCGCCTCTGGCGCGGATCAACGCACGACTGCGGCAGATGCTGAACCTTATCACGCTTGCGGAGATATGTGGCGGTGAAGCACCTGCTGTCCAGGTGCCTACCGATGAGATCGATATTATGCCATCTCAGAAAGTATCGAAGAAGAATACGACCTGCCAATAA
- a CDS encoding alpha-amylase family protein, with protein MAFDIPAEELVATRLRQIHLDFHTSPEIPDVGSEFDAEEFAQTLVEARVNWITLFGKCHHGMSYYPTKVGVRHPSLKFDLLGEQIEACKKHGIATPVYISVRVDQHIGITRADLLVRLEDGRIWGPNAHQASWYQVCLGNKEYIDYVAAQTEEILKGYEADGIFYDMCYLPPDPGCFCEKCLARLERSGHSRFDAEAHRAQEFAITREYTTRLAKLCKDLRPNATIFFNARITPNVHRELDILTHFEIESLSTGGWGYLHFPAWSRLVRTYPRPLQGMTARFHKSWADFGGLKTVPQLEYEAGTILAAGGSVNIGDQLHPRGRLDKGAYAIIGEIYKKVEALEPYCIGAKPLADIGVLLLPDAVDGPDAGELRMNSSYEGAAAMLMALKQQWNGETPDRDNLKQYKLLILPDRGQLDEGLKRRLEGYLDAGGAVLFSHEATLQEGSFTLPKAPVRYLAPCPYTPSYMHLGDELGAGLPATELVNYRAGSYVTALEGASCLGEVWQPYFNRAPGHFSSHAQTPVDRPTGHPVGVLSADNRIGYLYAAVFQGYREDAFFVYKEMVARLLERLLPEPLVRPGQNIPSSMEIAVLKQEAQRRFVVHLVPFQPQRRTANNEYIEATVPLYEVSFALRTEVAPSRVYVAPSGQELAFRQEGHYCEVLVPKVGSYEVICYDMK; from the coding sequence ATGGCTTTCGATATCCCTGCAGAGGAGCTGGTGGCGACCCGTTTGCGCCAAATCCATCTGGACTTTCATACATCGCCTGAAATACCCGATGTGGGCTCCGAATTCGACGCGGAGGAGTTTGCGCAGACGCTGGTAGAGGCTCGGGTAAACTGGATCACACTGTTTGGGAAGTGTCATCATGGGATGAGTTACTATCCCACCAAGGTGGGAGTAAGGCACCCTTCCTTAAAGTTCGACCTTCTTGGGGAACAGATCGAGGCCTGCAAGAAACATGGCATTGCCACCCCCGTCTACATTTCCGTGCGGGTAGATCAACATATAGGCATAACGCGGGCAGACCTGCTTGTTCGTTTGGAAGATGGTCGTATATGGGGCCCGAATGCACATCAGGCTTCATGGTATCAGGTATGTCTTGGGAACAAAGAGTACATTGACTATGTGGCAGCTCAGACGGAAGAGATCTTAAAAGGCTATGAGGCGGATGGTATCTTTTACGATATGTGTTACTTGCCGCCAGATCCAGGATGTTTTTGTGAGAAGTGTTTGGCCCGTTTGGAGCGCAGCGGTCATTCCCGCTTCGACGCTGAGGCACATCGTGCGCAGGAGTTTGCGATCACAAGGGAATACACCACGCGTCTTGCCAAGCTTTGTAAAGACCTTAGACCCAACGCCACCATCTTTTTTAATGCACGCATTACGCCGAACGTTCACCGTGAGTTGGATATTCTGACGCATTTCGAGATCGAATCGCTTAGTACGGGGGGGTGGGGCTACCTTCACTTCCCGGCCTGGTCGCGTTTGGTACGCACCTATCCCCGACCCCTCCAAGGTATGACAGCGCGTTTTCATAAATCGTGGGCTGATTTTGGCGGGCTTAAAACCGTTCCCCAGCTGGAGTATGAGGCTGGCACCATACTAGCGGCCGGTGGTTCGGTAAACATTGGCGATCAACTGCATCCGAGAGGGCGTTTAGATAAAGGTGCTTACGCCATCATTGGGGAGATTTACAAAAAGGTTGAGGCTCTAGAGCCTTACTGTATTGGAGCGAAACCGCTTGCAGATATCGGAGTCCTTCTATTGCCGGATGCTGTGGATGGGCCGGACGCAGGCGAGTTAAGGATGAATTCCTCTTACGAAGGGGCGGCAGCCATGCTGATGGCTCTGAAGCAGCAATGGAATGGCGAGACCCCCGACCGAGATAATCTCAAGCAATACAAACTGCTTATCCTGCCCGACCGAGGACAGTTGGATGAGGGATTAAAACGCCGATTGGAGGGCTATCTAGATGCTGGAGGGGCCGTACTATTCTCTCATGAGGCAACATTGCAGGAGGGAAGCTTTACACTGCCCAAAGCTCCTGTTCGTTATCTAGCGCCCTGTCCATACACGCCTTCCTATATGCATCTTGGGGATGAACTTGGAGCAGGGTTGCCCGCCACCGAGCTGGTAAACTATCGAGCCGGCTCTTATGTGACTGCGCTAGAAGGTGCAAGCTGCCTCGGAGAGGTTTGGCAACCCTACTTTAACCGAGCGCCAGGGCATTTTTCATCGCATGCGCAGACCCCTGTCGATCGGCCTACTGGTCATCCTGTGGGGGTTCTTTCTGCAGATAACCGGATCGGCTACCTGTATGCGGCCGTTTTTCAGGGGTACCGGGAAGATGCGTTTTTCGTTTACAAGGAGATGGTCGCTCGGTTGCTAGAGCGTCTGTTGCCGGAGCCGTTGGTGCGTCCGGGTCAAAACATACCGTCCTCGATGGAGATCGCAGTATTGAAGCAGGAGGCGCAGCGTCGGTTTGTGGTACACCTGGTTCCATTTCAACCTCAGCGACGCACTGCTAACAACGAGTATATCGAGGCTACGGTGCCGCTTTATGAGGTCAGCTTCGCACTCAGAACGGAGGTTGCGCCGTCGCGCGTCTATGTAGCGCCCTCAGGTCAGGAGTTGGCGTTTCGACAGGAGGGCCACTACTGTGAGGTGCTTGTTCCAAAAGTTGGGTCTTACGAAGTAATCTGCTATGACATGAAGTAG